A window of the Helianthus annuus cultivar XRQ/B chromosome 4, HanXRQr2.0-SUNRISE, whole genome shotgun sequence genome harbors these coding sequences:
- the LOC110908428 gene encoding uncharacterized protein LOC110908428, with protein sequence MSDNKDNTKKQHSTPSPVQETLEEPPVVATTPTFLSPPPPQPPTTTRYNPQEPLNTKRPRYTSVTGQWKLLPSPPPKQNPTNTTTTDKTPSPSTNHPQPPAHAAVSSSDTTSSPSQDTSKPEIENQYTQHQMRKGKYVSPVWKPNEMLWLAKAWRIQYQGVGFSDHASENPIPETTKTITTTQSRGKTRAAKDKEVADFLQRNGVNRDAKTAGTKWDNMLGEFRKVYEWERGGEREQIGKSYFRLSPYERKLHRLPASFDEEVFEELAQFMGSRMRTPQTGVCRGGSPFLLTAGSGDHDSRLAVADAKSFPASVLRDDDVPFSSSGRGGRHMMMADNRGGEGYLHGVRGSLLGMESSSMEVEGGGQYDASSTSALKELRRIGKVRMVWEELVSLWAEDGEHHRGRIKVQGTSFLNADELTYMDDAMVACTLEAFEDANSPLRGFSVDRFLPGQQIKVFGRRMATHLSGFINERPQGPLELSNRSSITSWDFQDPTEYYLGNLHVPPPSLPSLIDLPWYLQEPPQEQFRFPVRKDLYRDLPQGKEVFFTTSSEPLDCRSITFEILSPIVRSNPTLTTTTRESFIGLWDDCINQVVSKFINHDMVFIRKSSHLSNNGIQDQWPNVTGFVRNFCLWRGEETDRLREDNNLDPSSLLVQKLLWSYVDLPYILGYYAVGYIVTFCALSRTDDTLIRTDLHTVDLSTPGDRIKALVPCWRIAGLLSLLADRCADIQQINKSFPYSDFERIDLGNNNVIEVTPNYMTRIFPTKRKWVTVKEIYDFLDHRIPNAEYICQSSEHDLSLSFKPRGYRLKLSSYEQLVEALKHVTKALVVLHDLSFMHRDLGWDKVMRRNDRENEWFVIGFDEAASAPQIYPPQQDGGVGSKIPPTPSPVSVSGRHAPEMKGRGMYGVKVDVWGVGHMLKTCGLVGLPKALRELQNRCLDLNPEQRPTAADCYHHLLQL encoded by the exons ATGAGTGATAACAAAGATAACACCAAAAAACAGCATTCCACACCTTCTCCAGTTCAAGAAACCCTAGAAGAACCACCGGTGGTCGCCACCACCCCCACCTTTCTCTCACCGCCCCCACCACAACCACCGACGACCACCCGTTACAACCCACAAGAACCACTAAACACCAAAAGACCAAGATACACTAGCGTCACCGgccaatggaagcttctaccatcaccaccaccaaaacaAAACCCTACCAACACAACAACCACCGACAAAACCCCTTCTCCATCCACAAACCACCCACAACCACCAGCACACGCCGCCGTCTCATCATCCGACACCACCTCATCCCCGTCGCAAGACACCAGCAAGCCGGAGATAGAAAACCAATACACACAACACCAAATGAGAAAAGGTAAATATGTAAGCCCAGTGTGGAAACCAAACGAAATGTTATGGCTAGCTAAAGCATGGAGAATCCAATACCAAGGTGTCGGGTTTTCAGATCACGCATCCGAAAACCCAATACCAGAAACAACAAAAACAATAACCACAACACAATCCAGAGGGAAAACAAGAGCCGCAAAAGATAAAGAAGTTGCAGACTTTTTGCAACGAAACGGGGTTAATCGTGACGCTAAAACCGCAGGGACTAAGTGGGATAACATGTTGGGTGAGTTTAGGAAAGTGTACGAGTGGGAGCGAGGTGGCGAGCGAGAGCAAATTGGTAAGAGTTACTTTCGGTTATCTCCTTATGAAAGGAAGTTGCATAGGTTGCCTGCTTCATTTGATGAAGAGGTGTTCGAAGAGTTGGCACAGTTTATGGGTTCTAGAATGAGAACACCACAAACTGGTGTTTGCAGAGGTGGCTCGCCGTTTCTTTTGACTGCCGGTAGTGGTGATCATGATTCTCGCTTGGCGGTTGCTGATGCTAAATCGTTTCCGGCTTCGGTTTTACGTGACGATGATGTCCCGTTCTCGTCTTCTG GGAGGGGTGGCAGGCATATGATGATGGCGGATAATCGTGGTGGTGAAGGGTATCTTCATGGTGTTAGAGGAAGCTTGTTAGGGATGGAGAGTTCATCAATGGAGGTTGAAGGAGGGGGTCAGTACGATGCTTCTTCCACGTCAGCATTGAAGGAGCTAAGAAGAATTGGTAAAGTGAGAATGGTGTGGGAAGAACTTGTCAGCTTATGGGCTGAAGATGGTGAGCATCATAGAGGTAGAATTAAGGTTCAAGGTACAAGCTTTTTAAACGCGGATGAACTCACTTACATGGATGATGCAATGGTTGCTTGTACCTTGGAAGCCTTTGAAGATGCAAATTCCCCTCTTAGAGGGTTTTCTGTTGATAGGTTTCTTCCTGGCCAACAAATCAAAGTATTTGGCAGAAGAATGGCAACCCATCTTTCTG GTTTCATTAATGAGAGACCTCAAGGTCCTTTAGAACTCTCTAATAGATCAT CTATAACATCCTGGGACTTTCAAGATCCAACAGAGTATTACTTGGGTAATCTTCATGTTCCACCACCATCTCTACCAAGTTTGATTGATCTTCCATGGTACTTACAAGAACCACCACAAGAACAGTTTCGATTCCCTGTTCGAAAAGATTTGTACCGAGATCTTCCTCAAGGAAAAGAAGTCTTCTTCACCACCTCTTCTGAACCGTTGGATTGTCGGTCCATCACATTTGAGATCTTAAGCCCAATTGTTCGATCAAACCCTACTCTCACCACAACCACAAGAGAATCCTTCATTGGCCTTTGGGATGATTGCATCAATCAGGTTGTTTCAAAGTTTATTAATCATGACATGGTGTTCATTCGAAAATCGTCTCATTTATCAAACAATGGCATACAAGATCAATGGCCTAATGTAACAGGTTTTGTGCGGAATTTTTGTTTATGGAGAGGGGAAGAAACTGATAGATTACGAGAAGATAATAATCTTGATCCATCATCTTTATTAGTACAAAAGTTGTTGTGGAGTTATGTGGATCTTCCTTACATTTTGGGTTATTATGCAGTTGGTTATATTGTCACCTTTTGTGCGTTAAGTCGAACAGATGATACCCTCATCCGAACCGATCTACACACAGTTGACTTATCGACACCTGGAGATCGAATCAAAGCTTTGGTTCCCTGTTGGAGGATCGCAGGCTTGTTGTCATTGTTGGCCGATCGTTGCGCCGACATCCAGCagatcaacaaatcatttccaTACAGCGATTTCGAAAGAATCGACTTGGGTAACAACAACGTTATCGAAGTAACACCAAATTACATGACTCGGATTTTTCCAACCAAGCGAAAATGGGTTACTGTAAAAGAAATCTATGATTTTCTAGATCATCGGATTCCGAATGCAGAATACATTTGCCAGTCATCGGAACACGATTTAAGTTTAAGTTTCAAACCAAGAGGATACAGGCTAAAGCTATCGAGCTACGAGCAGCTGGTCGAGGCTCTGAAACATGTAACGAAAGCGTTAGTTGTATTACACGATTTGTCATTCATGCACCGTGACTTAGGCTGGGATAAAGTGATGCGAAGAAACGACAGAGAAAATGAGTGGTTCGTCATAGGATTTGATGAAGCGGCCAGCGCGCCACAAATATACCCACCCCAACAAGATGGTGGGGTGGGGTCAAAAATTCCCCCGACCCCATCTCCAGTTTCTGTGTCAGGGAGACACGCTCCAGAGATGAAGGGTCGGGGGATGTATGGGGTAAAGGTTGATGTATGGGGGGTAGGCCACATGCTGAAGACATGTGGGCTTGTGGGGTTACCCAAGGCATTGAGAGAGTTGCAGAACAGGTGTTTGGATCTGAACCCAGAACAGCGGCCAACGGCTGCGGATTGCTATCACCACCTGCTGCAGCTATAG